The following coding sequences are from one Cygnus olor isolate bCygOlo1 chromosome 2, bCygOlo1.pri.v2, whole genome shotgun sequence window:
- the LOC121064881 gene encoding Sjoegren syndrome nuclear autoantigen 1 homolog isoform X1, translated as MPGLCAVQKAVAEKGTSGSRGRARGQEWRMTQPGAILQGYNNELVKYIEDLCLQKEELNKQIQQAEEEKNKLQHEIQALNEQLEHVCENLDQKIALRNDLSKILNEAETAYMKILDSSRTLLNVLKKEVGDLKHTPELKSNVT; from the exons ATGCCCGGCCTGTGTGC agTGCAGAAGGCTGTTGCTGAGAAGGGGACCTCAGGAAGCCGTGGCAGAGCTCGGGGACAGGAGTGGAGGATGACTCAGCCGGGAGCTATTCTTCAGGGTTACAATAACGAGCTAGTAAAATACATTGAAGACTTGTGTCTGCAAAAAGAGGAACTGAACAAACAAATCcagcaagcagaagaggaaaaaaataagctccAGCATGAAATTCAAGCCCTGAATGAACAATTGGAGCATGTGTGTGAAAACCTGGACCAGAAGATAGCTTTGCGGAATGATCTTAGTAAAATTCTTAATGAAGCTGAAACTGCTTACATGAAGATTTTGGATAGTTCTAGAACTTTGCTTAATGTCCTGAAGAAGGAGGTGGGAGACTTAAAGCATACACCAGAACTGAAAAGTAACGTAACGTGA
- the LOC121064881 gene encoding Sjoegren syndrome nuclear autoantigen 1 homolog isoform X2, translating to MTQPGAILQGYNNELVKYIEDLCLQKEELNKQIQQAEEEKNKLQHEIQALNEQLEHVCENLDQKIALRNDLSKILNEAETAYMKILDSSRTLLNVLKKEVGDLKHTPELKSNVT from the coding sequence ATGACTCAGCCGGGAGCTATTCTTCAGGGTTACAATAACGAGCTAGTAAAATACATTGAAGACTTGTGTCTGCAAAAAGAGGAACTGAACAAACAAATCcagcaagcagaagaggaaaaaaataagctccAGCATGAAATTCAAGCCCTGAATGAACAATTGGAGCATGTGTGTGAAAACCTGGACCAGAAGATAGCTTTGCGGAATGATCTTAGTAAAATTCTTAATGAAGCTGAAACTGCTTACATGAAGATTTTGGATAGTTCTAGAACTTTGCTTAATGTCCTGAAGAAGGAGGTGGGAGACTTAAAGCATACACCAGAACTGAAAAGTAACGTAACGTGA